The Liolophura sinensis isolate JHLJ2023 chromosome 8, CUHK_Ljap_v2, whole genome shotgun sequence sequence attagtctttacaactgccaagCATTGCCCCATAGACCATTACAGCAACCTACTTTACAGccggatcctaaccatcaacCCTACGCCCTCTGTGGTAGGATGGTCCGTGTATTCTACGCCCACTATATGCCACCCTGGCCAGACCCTGATCAAACACACAGGGTCGGCGTAGGGTTTTCCCATGGTCCGCAGACAGTCCGTGCATGGTGGCGCCATGGTCAATTTATCATTTTACGACACCCACTCACTTGCTGAAGTTTGATGTAACGACATCGGACGTACACTGTAGGCCTTGTATTATTTGCGAGATTTTCTCTTATGGACTTTTATAATgttattactgattttgaacatAACATGTGCACTGACGAGCCTGATATTTCATGAAAGGTCATTATTTGAGCTAtactaaaataacagcaaaaactGGACTGGAATTGTGCCAACAGATTTCTTTTTACCGGTACCAAAAATCTCTGGTtttgatttttactttctttagTGTATGTCCATAATTTATACATGGAAAGGTAGAGGAATATTCtcaaaatatacaatacatTTTATATCCTGATTTTATGCTAGACTTaggatgcatatatacacatcgCATGTCTTCACGCGTATATAAATGCTACATGTGATTGCACACGTCttataataaacatgtttttgtgccTTTACAAATTAATAATCCATAGGATCAACGATTGGGAAATTGGGGATACAAGTTAGGGACTCAAGATTAAAGggaaaaacattaacatgctgACCTTTATACCTGTCAGTGgtttgaattttataaattgttGACCTCATGTGATGTACCGATATGactcattacatatacattttcaataGAGGTTTTTTAGCATTTGTAAGCACGCAGACtcacacacaacacaaaatgaagtcaaatattttgtGCAATTTTGTATCCAACATGGAACAGCGATAAATTTACTGATAAGCCAAAGAACTCGAGCCTGCTTTCAAATTCTGAAACACTGCCACTGTTGTCCTGTGATGTACAACACCTGActtcagagaaagcaatgtgttgcacatacatgtatttgtaggcACATAACTCTGCCATTAATGCCTCTAAGTAGGCTTGATACTTAATAATTAGTAAAgtaatttatattaaaacaaaaaattgtatACTCGAGACCCTTGGTACAAACTTGAATCCACTCTCCTCAAGAGAACAGTGTATACCAGTAGGGGTCCCAAACAGTAAGCGTATCCTACGCTGACCATGGGCCGACCGTCAGCGTACCCTCCAGCCacaatgtatactgtatatgtaatacTCTTTACAACATCCTATTTGTTGTGAAAAAcagattcttcaatgaattgacgtcaCTCCACCACGTGACAACACACAATACTTCATAGCTTTCCAAAATAGCGCTACACTTAACACACGAGGCTACAGAGCAACATTCAACAGTTTTTGTCTGCATTTACCCTGGGTACCGAAAAATTGGACCATTTATGGGCGTGTACAGTGACACGCATCATTCGTAGCACGTCTGAACTCTCTGTAATATCGTAACCCTTACATTTCTACATATTCCCTTCAGTATCAACGTGAGGTGCAATAACCCAATGTCAAACTAACCCTTACATCTTACCAGTTAGCAAAATATTCGGTCCCATTGCGCCATGTGCTTTGACGTCCATCCTTGGGAGAAAAGTAAATTGTATAACTCTGCTTTTTGCCAACCACGGACTGTGTGTAATAAGCATATTCATAAAGTAAATTTCAAATAATTACCCTAGGAGAGCAGCAGTAAGTGATAAACTGTATCTCTCTAAACGCAACAATATCTGTCCTGGAATTTAAATTGATCTatttttacaaatgtttttcaACCATTTTTATTTGAACGTTTTTCCGATTATTTCTCTAAGTGGTAAATTTTACGTCATTTCGACGCGTCAAACTTAGTTTGATGTGTCGTGTCGTTTTCTGCAGTTATTGCATTTTAGTACCGTGTGAAAGGCCATGGGATGTAAGAGTTCGTTTAAAATTCTATCTAGCTATGTGCTTTGCATGTCGATATGTTTAGATACTTTAAATAATGCTTCTTTTGCATTAGTTTTGACGTCGTCATAACTTCAAATCAAAATGCCAGACAGGAATTCGTCTGCTCTCCGCCAAGATGATGGTCCAGCTCAAAGTGATTCCGGCGACAAATCCACACGGGAAAAAGTTCTAGAGAGCCTTCGTGCCGATTTGTTAGCGGTGGATTTAATCTGGAGTTTGTTAGTAGCCGCTTTGAATAGCTACCGCCATGACACCGTACTGAGGCCTTTTCCACCAATGTTTCAAGAGGGAGGACCCAGTGGAAACAAGAACATGAAAGGCCTGGTAAGAACTTGTAATTGTGCTTTTCTAACATCAACCCATGCTTTGGcgtttgtataaatatttcatcatatGCAACATTTACTTTAAAGTCTATTGTTGGAAGTAATTCCTATGGAATAACCGATCGGcacttaattaattaattagagTTTTCTTgagtttttaaattatatagATATCACAGCTTCTAAAACTTACTCATTTGAGATCACGCAAAAATAGATTACACACTGCATTTATTCTACTAATTGTAAGTCCACTAAACATCAAgggcaccaaaaaaaaaaggtgcctACAAATATCTTTGTatagatgtatttatatataaataaatattatttagaaataatgtaataataatatattacaatataaatattataactttaattatatatatgtgtgtatagcCAGTTGTattgtgtacaaatggtttTTACTTTCAGGAAAAGCTAGCCTGTCAGCTTCCCAGGGTGCCAGAAGTTGTGAAGAGCATTTCTACAATGGAGGAGAAGCTGATAGAGCTGTTGTGGTGGTCACTGGACAAAAAGCAGTTCACTGTCAAATCCCTGGATAAATCACATGTGTGTTGCTAGGGGCCTGTTGTCCCTTTAAAATGATTGTCTTTCAGAAGTTTGATCAGTTTGCAAGTTATTGGTTCtaacccagccttggacagggactTTCATTTAGCATGTACTCTGTGAGTGAAAATCTTCtgatcacatgtgggaaagtttgtcaaaggccggcatttttttttttcatactctGATATCCTCTGCCCATACAACTGGCTGTAGTTTCATTACTTTTAATGAAATAACCAGGAACTTGATTTCATCACTTGGGTTGATGTTTTTACATGCCTTTCAACAATGGGAAGGgagcatattttttaatcatgCATGTGAGGTGGTGCTAGTGTGAAGAAGGACCTCGGGCCATTGTTACCTCAAAAAATGATTGTAGCACAGTTTCTagaatgttacaatgtattgaTTTCTATTGTAAAgtctttcacattttatttttgagacGTCATATAATGATGGTGGTGCTTCCAAGCATTTGACCGGTTCCCATAAACAAATGTACAGACTAACTTGCTGAAACCTGTGTTAATCAGATTATTCAAAATTTCAGCATTGTCAGAAACGTAATGTTTCATTATGGTTTTGCTGTCTTTTAATTTCCAGATTAGCAGAATTCAGAAACTCACAGGTCACAGTGTTGAAGTTCCTACTCCAAATTACATTTTTGAGATCAACTACAGCGAAACAGCCGAGAAAAAGTTTGAAGACTTTCGACAAGGTAGACAACTCTTGTATGCCTATCATGGAAGTCGTGTGGAGAATTTTCATTCCATCTTGCATCATGGCCTAGCATCTCATATGAACAAGGTATGTTTTGCTACACTGACCTGCTTATATTTCAAATAACATTCATGGTAACATCCTTGAACATGTGTTAGGGTTGAAGGATTTCCTCTCTGTGTCCGAACAGGATTTGAAATAGGAGCTCCACTTCTGAAATCCACCACCAACTGACCTAAAAAGAAATGCCCACTAGCCACTGTTGGTATAaacactggaaagctgctccagGATCACTCTTCCCCACTAAAAGTATTCCCTTCCCAAACACCCTTGTTCACAGGCCCAGGTTCCCAGACTTCTTGAAACCTATCTGGTCACAGCATGCCATCAGTCTAATGGCGCACTTAGATGGGTCTCATATGGTCGTGATCTGTGCATGGGTTTGCCCGGTATATCCCATGTTGGACCCACATGGGTAGAATATGGGAAAACTCAAGTTATTTTCCCATTAAAATCCCATATGTGAGCAAAAAGATAACATTTTCCCATGTTCAGCCCATATAGAACCCACTCGGGTAAACTCATTTAATTCTCACATAACTTTGTATATATGGGGCCCATAGTGGACCCATGTACTTAAAACTATGTGAAAGCATATTTAAATTCTAAATAGCATTTATTGCATAAAATTAAGTATAAATGGGAGGAAAAATTATTTGGACTTTAAGGAATAAGTACCTGTAGACTTACAGTGTACACAATCAATGAAGttaagagataaaaaaaaaattatcatatttGCCTATTAAGAGCTAAAGAGAATTCATCATATGATGCATTTCATAAATTCATTATGCATAGATAGTAATTGTTTATCAAGGTTTAGTGTGATTAATCAGGaacaaaaaaagagcaaaaagtACTATATGAATTGAATGAAAGATTCAACATACATCATATCCACCTTTAtgataaatcaatgaaatcagataaatggggttaaatatatgtatataggacaCCTGTGTAGTCTGTTTTCTGTGGGAGACATTTTTTAAGTTGTGGTCGATTGTGGAACTTCATGCCAGAAAAGTGGACTGAGTTGTGTGCTGTTAGCCGGTCAGGGTGTGACTGTGCTGTTAGCCGGTCGGGGTGTGACTGTGCTGTTAGCCGGTCGGGGTGTGACTGCCATTGTAGGTGAGTAACAGGGTGTAAATGGGTACTCTAATGAAATTCATCAACCAAATCAGAAGTGGCTTTTATTAGGGCGTACAGATATATTCAGTAGTTTTGATAAAATACGGATATACTATCCATAATACTATGGAACCTTAACTTTAATAATATTTAGACATGGTGCAGTTTTGGAGATGTAACATTAACAGACACATGCCACCCAGGCCATCTTCCCCCAACATACCATCTAGGAGTTAATGGGTTTACCATCCTTGGGTGCCTGGTCTTAATTGGTGTCATGTGACCTACATGAGATCCTGTGATGCCCAGTGTAACCCCTCTGTCCCTCTCTGTTTTTTCCCACTGGACTCAGACCTGTTAATATCCTAGGGAAAACTATGGGACACTTTTACAAGTTATAATAATTGAAATCAACAGGGGAAGAGTTTAACAATTCtgataattgaaaaaaaaatgaggaaaatatttattgtttatggtatcaaaaaattaaatgtagttatcctgtaaaatgtttttttttttttgaggtgtTCAAGCTGCTGACCAGTTTGATACTTATTGAATGATTATTCAGGATGCTCTGCATTTGCTAATACTTTGCTGAACTTCTTCAAACTTTTGCTTGTTGTAAAACTGGCTGTTTAGAAAGTAAATATGAAGATTGATTAATTTAATTCCAATAATGACTAGATTTTTAATAAACAGACCTTTCTTCAGGTTCGATACAAATAGTTAGTGAAAGGTTTATAAAGCTTAATAAGTTTAGTAAATAGGgatttacagtatttgtctTCCCTTCAAGTGCAATTTCCACAGACTAACATTGTCATCACGCATACTTGGTCACTATGTAGGGACCTTTGGGCCGGGAGTTTGACCAGTGTAAGACGTCTCCATAGTTAAGCAATAGGGAGAAAAGGTTTCTTCTTGGACTTTTAAGAAAATTCCTGTTGCTTTGGCATCTGAAGTACATTAGCCTCACACAGCTCAGAGCTCAGctgctgtgatgtcattatTCAAGATGGCAGCCCCCATAGATGTAAACACTGCCACATGCAGCTACAGGATAACTGTTTACAATTTGTAAATTTTAGTTATTATTTggaaataaatacaagaaaaataaaaaaaaatcaaacacatgtacatagggctaTTTCTATCTTGAAAAAGTTAAACTTGTTCTCACAACAAACCACTTGTAGTTGCAGTTGTGAATTaagttctattttttttttcgcacaCGAGTTTTACTTAGGCTACATATTGTTTTCACATTGATAAAATCACAATGTTAACAGTGTGGTTACTGATTCACTAGCATATgcattacatgtaactaaacaGTGTCATTGTGTGATATGGGCTGAATTGATTTATTGTGTAGCACAATACTCAACAAACCCCTCAGTCTGTTGGTGTTGattaacatgtattttaatagGTGGTATTTCCCCTAATGTTGGACTGTTTTTTACATTACAGATTGTGTCAAGCTAGCTGTGTTTGGAAGAAAGACTTGTACTGAGTTATTTCAAACATTATGAGAATGCTAATGTCGATGACTATTCAAAAACTTGTACCGGGACAAAGGGAAGAGACGGAGGCTCTTGAATGAATATATGATCCGTCATTATCCGTCCACCGTATCGTGGCGTACGGAGGCTCTTGACAAGCTGATGCTTTCCAAATAAGGTGAAATATGGTaagcatatctacatgtacatatgaaatgTGGAGAAACTGCTTGTTGACTCCTTACCAATAAGTTATTTTGAGCAAGGACCACAAGAAAGAATATGTTTTACTGTACCAGTGTTATgcacaatttttcactttttagaGAGGGTACCAAAACATGGGGTGCGAGTATGGATGTAAGACTTTTCTTTGTAGAGCATACACCATGTATGACAGATCTTTTGTatgcatattacatgtaatcaaaataatatatattttttatatttgtagtTGTCAGTTAAAtatacatagagattatcataacaCTGTATGATCCGTGACGATGTATTAGTTGGAGTTGTCTGAAGTATGTCTGTGGTATCAGCCGAGCAGCATGAGCTCATTTCAgaggctacatacatgtatacgaacTATATGGAAAAACACAGGATTCCTCTATATCATGCGGATAACCTGTCAAAGCTGTATCCTGGATTTCAGTGTCAGGTGTAGTACTTGTATGTAAGTGTTTGATAAGATACAGCCCTTAACAGATTTATCAAatacactttttatttttagagGCTATGCGGTGGAATGCAGACTTGTGTTAAATTCCCTGCCAATGATTGATATAGGGGGGATGAAAGGATGTTAGCTACCTTTGCTGCGCCAACTTGACTTACAGACCTATCAGCGATGGAGGATTCCTTAATATGCGTGGCAGCAAATTAAGCTTCTGCGGATTAAAAGCTTAACTGAATTGACTTGAAACCTTTATGTAAAGAGGGCAACACTTTCCAATTGAATATTTTGCTCAAGATTTCATGATGGAGGGCCACTGTTAGAGTACTTGTATATAGAATTAATTTCTGTATGATTAATAGAAATTTAAGAAATCCATGTGCACATACTTGCATATAATATGTACGTGGTATATAACTTGATTAGCTTAATAAACAAATCAGTTAACACTCATAACCAGACTTTTTTGTGATTCTGTCCATGTTTAAAAAATCCCCTAACGTTTTCTCAAGTTTACAACATGGTGAACTTCAAGGACTGGCTTACCAAATGAAAATCATCATAGCGGGCTTTTGAATATCatgaaagtaaatatttattttatttaattatttaattatttatttcactggtgttttacaccgtacttaggAATAATTTAGTTATGAGAtgacggccatcattatggtgggaggaatcaaGACAGAGACCAGGAGAACAAGAAATATTTAGATTTCATTTGTAGTCATTTGGGTTCTGTATGGGGATGCCCATGAGGGTCCCATTTAGATCTGCCCATCTGGGTCCCATACACAAATACCCATCTGGGACCCACATTCAAGTACCCATCTAGGTCCCATACACAGATACCCGTATGGAACCCATATCTGAATGCTCATATGGGTCCCATATGAAAATATCCAGTCATGCATATAATGCTCCCCAGCTTATACACAAAGTTTCCTGAAGGGTTAAATTTTCAGCATGTATTTGAAGGGATCAGA is a genomic window containing:
- the LOC135472348 gene encoding protein mono-ADP-ribosyltransferase PARP16-like, giving the protein MPDRNSSALRQDDGPAQSDSGDKSTREKVLESLRADLLAVDLIWSLLVAALNSYRHDTVLRPFPPMFQEGGPSGNKNMKGLEKLACQLPRVPEVVKSISTMEEKLIELLWWSLDKKQFTVKSLDKSHISRIQKLTGHSVEVPTPNYIFEINYSETAEKKFEDFRQGRQLLYAYHGSRVENFHSILHHGLASHMNKTSLYGEGTYLSSELSVSLHYSPGGQGWDHSLLGDRLSCVAVCQMIDDTSVKCQLKEVNAGGSRSTSRTRAPASMGGEVPEKYYVVTNNDMLRVKYLLVYGEKSSTRRSQQQTSWFSRHKFMLLLLLYVAILAAIGLANSRSFQYQLKRILRIR